One part of the Nitrosophilus kaiyonis genome encodes these proteins:
- a CDS encoding chemotaxis protein CheW, translating to MAETEVLGVKENIYKASKNEERVISFKLNDELIGIDIKKIIKITKKLDITPVPKTKDYILGVINLRGNIVPVVDLKKMLDLPNKDKEQNFILVIDSDLGNIGLMVDEIEGANTIDPEEIQPTPINSIGIDSKFISGVVMAKNEENGEKNLLILLDIDKLFENEEKNPEEN from the coding sequence ATGGCTGAAACAGAAGTACTAGGCGTTAAAGAAAATATTTATAAAGCTTCAAAAAATGAAGAAAGAGTCATATCATTTAAATTAAATGATGAATTAATTGGAATCGATATCAAAAAAATTATAAAAATTACAAAAAAACTTGATATTACTCCTGTACCAAAAACTAAAGATTATATACTTGGAGTTATAAATTTAAGAGGAAATATTGTTCCTGTTGTTGATCTTAAAAAAATGCTTGACCTTCCAAATAAGGATAAAGAACAAAATTTTATACTTGTAATTGACTCTGATCTTGGAAATATTGGTTTAATGGTTGATGAAATAGAGGGAGCAAATACAATTGATCCTGAAGAGATACAACCAACACCAATAAACTCTATAGGAATAGATTCAAAATTTATATCAGGTGTAGTTATGGCAAAAAATGAGGAAAACGGAGAAAAAAATCTACTTATTTTATTGGATATTGACAAACTTTTTGAAAATGAAGAAAAAAATCCCGAAGAGAATTAA
- a CDS encoding chemotaxis protein, with translation MNKKDFLPKILETGANELEIIDFRMFEELEDGSIYEWILGVNVAKVKEVIQKPENIYKTPGLPPEVEGVAKIREDVIPIVNLAKWMKIKEPKDKTGKYVIVMEFLREIIGIVIHEAKRIRRIKWTDINKPPASIDEKLGGKVVGVIEVEDGKLLLLLDFEGILDELGMIKVFSVDESQPESQTEEKFNILILDDSPVARKIIRQILEKDGHKIYEVQSGIEGLEFLENIKKEAQEEGVDITDKIQLIISDIEMPGMDGLTFTKKVKEDPIFSKIPVVINTSLSDKATVDKAKFVKADAHLVKFDTKDLLHIVHQYAIKKH, from the coding sequence ATGAACAAAAAAGATTTTTTACCAAAAATACTTGAAACAGGAGCCAATGAATTAGAAATTATTGACTTTAGAATGTTTGAAGAGCTTGAAGATGGCTCTATATATGAGTGGATTTTAGGCGTTAACGTAGCAAAAGTTAAAGAAGTTATACAAAAACCAGAAAACATCTATAAAACTCCAGGCCTTCCTCCCGAAGTAGAAGGTGTTGCAAAAATAAGAGAAGATGTTATTCCAATAGTTAATCTTGCAAAATGGATGAAGATTAAAGAGCCAAAAGATAAAACTGGAAAATATGTAATCGTTATGGAGTTTTTAAGAGAGATTATTGGTATTGTAATCCATGAAGCTAAAAGAATTAGAAGAATAAAATGGACAGATATCAATAAACCTCCCGCAAGCATAGATGAAAAACTGGGTGGCAAAGTTGTTGGTGTTATCGAAGTAGAAGATGGAAAACTGCTTCTGCTTCTTGATTTTGAAGGTATTTTAGATGAACTTGGCATGATAAAAGTTTTTAGTGTTGATGAATCTCAACCTGAATCTCAAACGGAAGAAAAATTTAATATTCTTATTTTGGACGATAGCCCTGTAGCTAGAAAGATAATAAGACAGATTTTAGAAAAAGATGGTCACAAAATATATGAAGTACAAAGTGGAATCGAGGGACTTGAATTTTTAGAAAATATAAAAAAAGAAGCTCAAGAAGAAGGAGTTGACATAACTGATAAAATACAGCTTATTATAAGCGATATAGAGATGCCAGGAATGGATGGATTGACATTTACAAAAAAAGTTAAAGAAGATCCGATTTTTTCAAAAATTCCAGTAGTTATAAATACATCACTCTCAGATAAAGCTACAGTTGACAAAGCAAAATTTGTAAAAGCAGATGCTCATTTAGTTAAATTTGATACAAAAGATTTACTGCATATTGTTCATCAATATGCAATCAAAAAACATTAG
- a CDS encoding chemotaxis response regulator CheY has translation MALPDKNIKILVVDDMSTMRRIIKNLLNQLGYKNIDEAEDGLAGLQKLRNNKYDFVITDWNMPNMTGLEMVQEIRKDPNLKNTPILMVTAEAKKENVIMAIKAGVNNYIVKPFPAEVLKEKMEKIFASRK, from the coding sequence ATGGCATTGCCAGATAAAAACATAAAAATTTTAGTTGTTGATGATATGAGTACAATGAGAAGAATAATAAAAAATCTACTCAATCAACTTGGATATAAAAATATAGATGAAGCTGAAGATGGACTTGCTGGTTTACAAAAACTAAGAAATAATAAATATGACTTTGTAATAACTGATTGGAATATGCCAAATATGACTGGACTTGAAATGGTTCAAGAAATAAGAAAAGACCCAAATCTAAAAAATACCCCTATTTTAATGGTAACAGCGGAAGCAAAAAAAGAAAATGTAATAATGGCTATAAAAGCAGGAGTAAATAACTATATTGTAAAACCTTTTCCAGCAGAAGTATTAAAAGAGAAAATGGAAAAAATTTTTGCCTCAAGAAAATAA
- a CDS encoding methyl-accepting chemotaxis protein: MGKKNSEFEKNEECLEKLKSVKKEQKEAKKRIELDWIEAAPNLAQSTFYAAIVKTGIFRFKNRFAELKKGLDNVTRKSEENLIYAKDLLDSINKVEDAQKFTSNYIEEGEETLNKTNNDIIESVKAMDNLTKTTEELKRRISGIDHVLNVILEITEQTNLLALNAAIEAARAGEVGRGFAVVADEVRKLAEKTSKSAGEIREVTVSVMDEMDNTSKVVSHAKSIVEDSAEGASNVSKIFKKIKDNSSNVTSLIKKQVDLTKKQEANTNILSNEIENINEELNQVSELAGRIGSQILDAIDYNKQGYDILAKDFSSTYTNILNAISDHSMFITDAARILDEVSTKELSDYTSCRFGKWFYSNQAFNELRAYGDEVITILKDIEPLHKDVHNLAFEAIRLKKENRSDEVFETLNNLAKVANELISNLMKIYVIVTTKEKDKLINQ, translated from the coding sequence ATGGGTAAAAAAAATTCTGAATTTGAAAAAAATGAAGAGTGCTTGGAAAAATTAAAAAGTGTAAAAAAAGAGCAAAAAGAGGCTAAAAAAAGAATAGAACTAGATTGGATTGAAGCAGCTCCAAATTTAGCTCAGTCTACTTTTTATGCAGCAATTGTAAAAACTGGAATTTTTAGATTTAAAAATAGATTTGCTGAGTTAAAAAAAGGCTTGGACAATGTTACTCGTAAAAGTGAAGAAAATTTAATATATGCAAAAGATTTGCTTGATTCAATAAATAAAGTAGAAGATGCTCAAAAATTCACAAGTAACTATATTGAAGAGGGCGAAGAGACACTAAACAAAACAAATAATGATATTATAGAATCTGTAAAAGCAATGGATAATTTAACAAAAACAACTGAAGAGTTAAAAAGAAGAATTAGTGGAATTGACCATGTATTAAATGTTATTTTAGAGATTACTGAACAGACAAACCTTTTAGCATTAAACGCAGCAATTGAGGCAGCAAGAGCTGGGGAAGTTGGACGAGGATTTGCCGTAGTTGCTGATGAGGTTAGAAAACTTGCAGAAAAGACGAGTAAAAGTGCTGGCGAAATCAGAGAAGTTACAGTTTCAGTAATGGACGAGATGGATAATACTTCAAAAGTTGTAAGCCATGCAAAAAGCATTGTTGAAGATAGCGCTGAAGGTGCTTCTAATGTTTCTAAAATATTCAAAAAGATAAAAGACAATTCAAGCAATGTTACTTCTCTTATAAAAAAACAGGTTGATCTAACAAAAAAACAAGAAGCTAATACAAATATTCTCTCTAATGAGATAGAAAATATTAATGAAGAATTAAACCAAGTTAGTGAATTAGCAGGTAGAATTGGCAGTCAAATCCTTGATGCAATTGATTATAATAAACAAGGATATGATATTTTAGCGAAAGACTTTAGTTCAACATATACTAATATATTAAATGCTATTAGTGACCACTCAATGTTTATAACTGATGCTGCTAGAATTTTAGATGAAGTTTCAACAAAAGAGCTTAGTGATTATACATCATGCAGATTTGGAAAATGGTTCTATTCTAATCAAGCTTTTAATGAGTTAAGAGCATATGGAGATGAGGTTATAACAATTTTAAAAGATATAGAGCCTCTTCACAAAGATGTACACAATCTCGCATTTGAAGCAATAAGATTAAAAAAAGAAAATAGAAGCGATGAGGTTTTTGAGACATTAAATAATTTAGCAAAAGTTGCCAATGAATTAATATCAAATCTTATGAAAATTTATGTAATTGTTACTACAAAAGAAAAAGATAAACTAATCAACCAATGA
- a CDS encoding methyl-accepting chemotaxis protein yields the protein MYKSIYNKREIEPKDIESKFDIDELFFSSTNLKGTILSGNDVFVRVSKFNKDELIGKPHNIIRHPDMPRAVFKALWQTIKNRKPFIGYVKNIAKDGSYYWVLACVYPMFDEEGNIKKYLSIRLKPTSDIFKIIPEFYKDVLRYEHREGMDAALNYMLEKIKELGFENYEEFSKKAFLEEMKSREEKLKNKDMLLCGMASNVLSKENEELADTLCILQTNFLRLNRYFNEIYSKVNIFLEMNKNLNEKSKFIFQLAEEIRLLSLNASIESYKIKKEGVSFSTLSQEMRKNAEYSEREILNLTKLINQTNKDIEDTSFNILSCKLQIDMVVYFLKEMLEKLVNEKISIQEEKEIINNIKDLFELLNSYAKKLSNNIYDSKSRLRNIFYNIKDLNVLINRLDFIHINGLIESAHAGNEGGSFTIIFSQMLKLVEAAKNQIVDLETNITAANEENLSIDILTDLIETKLLKLEKKYENIFA from the coding sequence ATGTATAAAAGCATTTATAATAAAAGAGAGATCGAGCCTAAAGATATTGAATCTAAATTTGATATAGATGAACTTTTTTTCTCATCAACAAACTTAAAAGGAACAATTTTAAGCGGTAATGATGTATTTGTTAGAGTCTCTAAATTTAATAAAGATGAACTTATTGGCAAACCTCACAATATTATAAGACATCCAGATATGCCAAGAGCTGTTTTTAAAGCCTTATGGCAAACTATAAAAAACAGAAAACCATTTATCGGATATGTAAAAAATATAGCTAAAGATGGAAGCTATTATTGGGTTTTAGCATGTGTATATCCTATGTTTGATGAAGAGGGTAATATAAAAAAATATCTATCTATTAGATTAAAGCCAACATCAGATATTTTTAAAATTATTCCAGAATTTTACAAAGATGTATTAAGATATGAGCATAGAGAGGGAATGGATGCTGCTTTAAATTATATGCTTGAAAAAATCAAAGAACTTGGCTTTGAAAATTATGAAGAGTTTAGTAAAAAAGCTTTCTTAGAAGAGATGAAATCAAGAGAAGAAAAACTAAAAAATAAAGATATGCTTTTGTGCGGGATGGCAAGCAATGTTTTAAGCAAAGAAAATGAGGAATTAGCAGATACTTTATGTATTTTACAGACAAATTTTTTAAGACTTAATAGATATTTTAATGAAATATATTCAAAAGTTAATATTTTTTTGGAAATGAATAAAAATCTAAATGAAAAATCAAAATTTATTTTTCAGCTTGCTGAAGAGATTAGACTTTTATCATTAAATGCATCAATTGAAAGTTATAAAATTAAAAAAGAGGGAGTATCTTTTTCTACTCTTTCACAAGAGATGAGAAAAAATGCTGAATATAGCGAAAGAGAGATTTTAAATTTAACAAAACTTATAAACCAAACAAACAAAGATATAGAAGATACAAGCTTTAATATTTTATCTTGTAAACTTCAAATTGATATGGTTGTCTATTTTTTAAAAGAGATGTTAGAAAAACTTGTAAATGAAAAAATATCTATACAAGAGGAAAAAGAGATAATAAACAATATAAAAGATCTATTTGAACTGTTAAATAGCTATGCAAAAAAACTATCAAATAACATTTATGATTCAAAAAGTAGATTAAGAAATATTTTTTATAATATAAAAGATCTAAATGTTTTGATAAATAGACTCGATTTTATCCATATAAATGGGCTTATTGAATCAGCTCATGCAGGAAATGAAGGTGGAAGTTTTACTATTATTTTCTCACAGATGCTAAAACTTGTAGAAGCAGCTAAAAACCAAATAGTTGATCTTGAAACAAATATAACTGCAGCTAATGAAGAGAATCTATCGATTGATATCTTAACAGATTTAATAGAAACTAAACTTTTAAAACTTGAAAAAAAATATGAAAATATTTTTGCTTAG
- a CDS encoding ParA family protein, which produces MKKYKIAILNTKGGVGKSTVSMQLIVPYLYEKTQVPISYFEFDDENEDAISFDKSKLIWLEKVNVSGTDLREQLRDILLLDNSICMDVGANKTTVFVLNALIDSGMIHALDLVVIPLMDGELDAVSAINIYHHIKKANPDIKTLFVLNRWNENREIESQFDLFLGDKYGFFDTKGVINYIDEKDRNYIVLADSDAIKYSRGFGITLWELANKEENIDEELKKAIMEGASKDYIRMLSFKKALKKDCEIYRDKILKKAFEKLDNIL; this is translated from the coding sequence ATGAAAAAGTATAAAATTGCCATTTTAAATACAAAGGGTGGGGTAGGTAAAAGTACTGTTAGTATGCAGTTAATTGTTCCTTATCTATATGAAAAGACTCAAGTTCCAATTTCATATTTTGAATTTGATGATGAAAATGAAGATGCTATAAGTTTTGATAAAAGTAAACTTATATGGCTTGAAAAAGTCAATGTTTCAGGAACAGATTTAAGAGAGCAGTTAAGAGATATATTGCTTCTTGATAATAGTATATGTATGGATGTTGGAGCAAATAAAACTACAGTTTTTGTATTAAATGCACTTATTGATAGCGGTATGATTCATGCTCTTGATTTAGTTGTAATACCTTTAATGGATGGTGAACTTGATGCAGTTAGTGCAATAAATATATATCATCATATTAAAAAAGCAAATCCTGATATAAAAACTCTTTTTGTTTTAAATAGATGGAATGAAAATAGAGAGATAGAGTCCCAATTTGATCTTTTTCTTGGTGATAAATATGGTTTTTTTGATACAAAAGGTGTTATAAATTATATAGATGAAAAAGATAGAAACTATATAGTTTTAGCTGATAGCGATGCTATAAAATATTCAAGAGGATTTGGCATTACTCTTTGGGAGCTTGCAAATAAAGAAGAAAATATTGATGAAGAGCTTAAAAAGGCTATTATGGAAGGAGCATCAAAAGATTATATAAGAATGCTAAGTTTTAAAAAAGCACTTAAAAAAGATTGTGAAATTTATAGAGATAAAATATTAAAAAAAGCTTTTGAAAAACTAGACAATATTTTATAA
- a CDS encoding Mrp/NBP35 family ATP-binding protein, whose product MLNEQIVKEVLGTVTYPGFTKDIVTFGFVKAIEIDGDRVFIELDITSSAPEVAQQLRDEITKKLEIQGAKEVVVAIKQPKMPRETSSRGKNIAPQIKNFVMVSSGKGGVGKSTTTVNLAIATAMQGKKVGILDADIYGPNIPRMMGIVGAQPEVVGNKVKPIMAYGVEVMSMGVLMEEGQSLIWRGAMIMKAIEQFLRDILWSDLDVLFIDMPPGTGDAQLTLAQSVPVTAGVTVTTPQMVSLDDSRRSLDMFKKLHIPIAGIVENMSGFICPNCQTESDIFGKGTAAEVALEYGTSVLGEIPIEPAIREGGDAGKPVVYHHPDSETAKRFHKAADNLWRFIEKVNEEGGVSNEAIQPTTPPGVSACSTGGGSHSSGDSCGCN is encoded by the coding sequence ATGCTAAATGAACAGATTGTAAAAGAGGTTTTAGGAACAGTTACATATCCAGGTTTTACAAAAGATATAGTAACTTTTGGATTTGTTAAAGCAATTGAAATTGATGGAGATAGAGTATTTATTGAGCTTGATATTACTTCAAGTGCTCCAGAAGTTGCACAACAGCTTAGAGATGAAATTACAAAAAAACTTGAAATACAAGGAGCAAAAGAGGTTGTTGTTGCAATTAAACAGCCAAAAATGCCAAGAGAGACATCAAGCAGAGGAAAAAATATAGCTCCTCAAATTAAAAATTTTGTAATGGTAAGCAGTGGAAAAGGTGGAGTTGGTAAATCAACCACTACAGTAAATCTTGCAATTGCAACGGCAATGCAAGGTAAAAAAGTAGGAATTTTAGATGCAGACATTTATGGTCCAAACATTCCAAGAATGATGGGGATAGTTGGAGCACAGCCTGAAGTTGTTGGAAATAAAGTTAAACCTATTATGGCTTATGGCGTTGAAGTTATGAGTATGGGCGTATTAATGGAAGAGGGTCAGTCTCTTATCTGGAGAGGCGCTATGATAATGAAAGCAATTGAGCAGTTTTTAAGAGATATTTTATGGAGCGATTTGGATGTATTGTTTATAGATATGCCTCCAGGAACTGGTGATGCACAATTAACTCTTGCTCAAAGTGTTCCAGTTACTGCTGGAGTTACTGTTACTACGCCTCAAATGGTAAGTTTAGATGATAGTAGAAGAAGCTTGGATATGTTTAAAAAACTCCATATTCCAATAGCTGGAATTGTAGAAAATATGAGTGGATTTATATGTCCAAACTGTCAAACAGAGAGCGATATTTTTGGAAAAGGAACAGCTGCTGAAGTTGCGCTTGAGTATGGTACATCTGTTTTAGGTGAGATTCCAATAGAGCCAGCAATTAGAGAGGGTGGAGATGCTGGAAAACCAGTTGTTTATCACCATCCAGACAGTGAAACAGCAAAAAGATTTCATAAAGCAGCTGATAATTTATGGAGATTTATCGAAAAAGTAAATGAAGAGGGTGGTGTATCAAATGAAGCAATTCAGCCTACTACACCTCCAGGTGTAAGTGCTTGCTCAACAGGAGGCGGCTCTCACAGTTCAGGTGATAGTTGCGGCTGTAATTAA
- the thiC gene encoding phosphomethylpyrimidine synthase ThiC, which produces MRREWIEKRKNDNVRTQMYYARQGIITEEMHYVASVEGLDPELVRSEVARGRMIIPANINHIHQKPMAIGLAAKCKINANIGSSALASDIEGEVEKVKVCQKYGADTIMDLSTGGDLDAIRSEVIKNAEVPIGTVPIYQILHDCNNKIEDLTIDKMLEVIERQAKQGVSYFTIHAGFLLRFMPLVAKRKMGIVSRGGSLMAAWMMHYHRENPFYEAYDDILDICRKYDVSLSLGDSLRPGCLYDASDDAQLNELKVLGELTQRAWEKDVQVMIEGPGHVPMNQIERNIKIERDYCHEAPFYVLGPLVTDIAAGYDHIASAIGAAMAGWYGASMLCYVTPKEHLGLPNAKDVREGIIAYKIAAHAADIARGRKGARDIDDAMSDARYNFDWNKQFELALDPDRAKEYHDETLPQDVFKEAEFCSMCGPKFCSYKITQTIMEEHGA; this is translated from the coding sequence ATGAGAAGAGAATGGATAGAAAAAAGAAAAAATGACAATGTTAGAACTCAGATGTATTATGCAAGACAAGGGATAATCACTGAAGAGATGCACTACGTTGCATCAGTTGAAGGGTTAGACCCAGAGCTTGTAAGAAGCGAAGTTGCAAGAGGAAGAATGATAATTCCAGCAAATATTAATCATATTCACCAAAAGCCTATGGCTATTGGTTTAGCTGCTAAATGTAAAATAAATGCAAATATTGGAAGCTCAGCGCTTGCTAGTGATATAGAGGGCGAAGTTGAAAAAGTAAAAGTTTGTCAAAAATATGGAGCTGATACAATAATGGATCTCTCAACAGGAGGAGATCTTGATGCAATAAGAAGTGAAGTTATAAAAAATGCTGAAGTTCCAATAGGAACAGTTCCTATTTATCAAATTTTACATGATTGTAATAATAAGATTGAAGATTTAACAATTGATAAGATGCTTGAAGTAATCGAGCGCCAAGCAAAACAGGGAGTTAGTTATTTTACAATACATGCAGGATTTTTATTAAGATTTATGCCTTTGGTTGCTAAAAGAAAGATGGGGATAGTAAGTAGAGGTGGAAGCTTAATGGCTGCATGGATGATGCATTATCATAGAGAAAATCCTTTTTATGAGGCATATGATGATATTTTAGATATTTGTAGAAAATATGATGTAAGTCTATCTTTGGGAGATAGTTTAAGACCAGGATGTTTATATGATGCAAGTGATGATGCGCAGCTAAATGAACTTAAAGTTTTAGGAGAACTTACTCAAAGAGCATGGGAAAAAGATGTTCAAGTTATGATAGAAGGACCAGGTCATGTTCCTATGAATCAAATTGAAAGAAATATAAAAATAGAAAGAGACTATTGTCATGAGGCACCTTTTTATGTTTTAGGACCACTTGTGACTGATATTGCAGCTGGATATGATCATATTGCAAGTGCAATTGGTGCAGCAATGGCTGGATGGTATGGCGCAAGTATGCTTTGTTATGTTACTCCAAAAGAGCATCTTGGACTTCCTAATGCAAAAGATGTTAGAGAGGGAATAATTGCATATAAAATTGCAGCTCATGCAGCTGATATTGCAAGAGGAAGAAAAGGAGCAAGAGATATAGATGATGCAATGAGTGATGCAAGATACAATTTTGATTGGAATAAGCAGTTTGAGTTAGCTCTTGATCCAGATAGAGCAAAAGAGTATCATGATGAAACTCTTCCTCAAGATGTTTTTAAAGAAGCAGAATTTTGCAGTATGTGTGGACCAAAATTTTGTAGCTATAAAATAACTCAAACTATTATGGAAGAGCATGGAGCATAA
- a CDS encoding bifunctional 2-C-methyl-D-erythritol 4-phosphate cytidylyltransferase/2-C-methyl-D-erythritol 2,4-cyclodiphosphate synthase has product MSDLSLVLLGAGESSRFKLKTKKQWLRVENWPIWQFVAKRFENFYKFKKIVITASDYELKLMQNMAGFTFVKGGKTRQESLINALEHIDSDYVLVSDIARVCINKEFIEKITEYIGKADCIAPYINVSDTVVYKNETIDREEIKLIQTPQLSNTKILKEALSKNIIFTDESSAIKWYGGKVEYIEGDKTFKKLTYIEDLEDIKCLKPPAKDIFTGNGFDIHPFVKNKPLMLGGVEITKEYGFKGHSDGDVLIHSIIDALLGAAGYGDIGEFFPDNEEKYKNIDSKILLKEIVEIIEKTGFEIVNIDATIITQKPKISPFKNEIKNSLSKILNLDKSKINIKATTTEKMGFIGREEGTAVLSSANLKYFDWTSVLGGKK; this is encoded by the coding sequence TTGTCTGATTTAAGTCTTGTGTTACTTGGTGCAGGTGAATCTTCAAGGTTTAAGCTTAAAACAAAAAAACAGTGGTTAAGAGTGGAAAATTGGCCTATTTGGCAATTTGTTGCAAAAAGATTTGAAAATTTTTATAAATTTAAAAAAATAGTTATAACTGCTTCAGATTATGAACTAAAACTCATGCAAAATATGGCAGGCTTCACATTTGTCAAAGGTGGAAAAACTAGACAAGAGTCATTAATAAATGCACTTGAGCATATTGACAGTGATTATGTTCTTGTTAGTGATATTGCAAGAGTTTGTATAAATAAAGAATTTATTGAGAAGATAACCGAGTATATTGGTAAAGCTGATTGTATTGCTCCTTATATAAATGTTAGTGATACAGTTGTGTATAAAAATGAAACAATAGATCGAGAAGAAATTAAACTTATTCAGACACCTCAGCTATCAAATACAAAAATTCTAAAAGAGGCTTTGTCAAAAAATATAATTTTTACTGATGAAAGTAGTGCAATAAAATGGTATGGGGGAAAAGTAGAATATATAGAAGGTGATAAAACATTTAAAAAATTAACTTATATAGAAGATCTTGAAGATATTAAATGTTTAAAACCACCAGCAAAAGATATATTTACTGGAAATGGTTTTGATATCCATCCATTTGTTAAAAACAAGCCTTTAATGCTTGGAGGAGTAGAGATAACCAAAGAGTATGGTTTTAAAGGTCATTCTGATGGAGATGTTTTAATACATTCAATAATTGATGCACTCCTTGGTGCAGCTGGATATGGAGATATAGGAGAGTTTTTTCCAGACAATGAAGAAAAATATAAAAATATAGATTCAAAAATTTTATTGAAAGAGATTGTTGAAATTATTGAAAAAACAGGCTTTGAGATAGTTAATATTGACGCAACTATAATCACCCAAAAACCTAAAATCTCACCTTTTAAAAATGAGATAAAAAACTCTTTATCAAAAATTTTAAATCTTGATAAATCAAAAATAAATATAAAAGCAACAACAACAGAAAAAATGGGATTTATAGGAAGAGAAGAAGGTACTGCTGTTTTAAGCAGTGCAAATTTAAAATATTTTGATTGGACATCTGTCCTTGGAGGTAAAAAATGA
- a CDS encoding response regulator, with the protein MKIIIVENEIYLAQSIAAKLAEIGHTCEVAATIKEAIKDEHYDAVLLSTNINGQDFYPVIEHYKDSIIILLVSYISNDTVSNPLKAGAKDYILKPFMMEELIRKINHFRDYEKLKKENDAFKKYLQFSLKGINIDNISTKTTLPLLIKTNYQKFADFYAFEFAKIYGEPFKFYSLSDSGVLNRIKSEKDTQLLYITDFQTLKKSEKKSFFEIIENKNALISTTEAIEEDIPLNFIELKSDNKIFDRNDILSIDDYVKYIILNYQNKFPDTALAKKLGISRKSLWEKRKKYEIFKKK; encoded by the coding sequence ATGAAAATTATAATTGTTGAAAATGAGATATATCTTGCTCAGAGCATAGCTGCAAAGCTTGCTGAAATTGGACATACATGTGAAGTTGCTGCAACAATAAAAGAGGCAATTAAGGATGAACATTATGATGCAGTTTTATTATCTACAAATATCAATGGTCAAGATTTCTATCCAGTAATAGAGCATTATAAAGACTCTATTATTATACTGTTAGTATCATATATAAGTAATGATACTGTATCTAATCCACTTAAAGCTGGAGCAAAAGATTATATTTTAAAGCCATTTATGATGGAAGAGCTTATTAGAAAAATTAACCATTTCAGAGATTATGAAAAATTAAAAAAAGAAAATGATGCATTTAAAAAATATCTTCAATTTTCATTAAAAGGTATAAACATAGATAATATATCAACAAAAACAACTCTTCCTCTTCTTATAAAAACTAACTATCAAAAATTTGCAGATTTTTATGCATTTGAGTTTGCAAAAATATATGGAGAGCCTTTTAAATTTTACTCATTAAGCGATAGTGGCGTCTTAAATAGAATAAAAAGTGAAAAAGATACACAACTTTTATATATTACTGATTTTCAAACATTGAAAAAAAGTGAAAAAAAGAGTTTTTTTGAGATAATTGAAAATAAAAATGCACTCATTTCAACAACAGAGGCTATAGAAGAAGATATTCCATTAAATTTTATAGAACTAAAAAGTGATAATAAAATTTTTGATAGAAACGATATTTTATCAATTGATGATTATGTTAAATATATCATTTTAAATTATCAAAATAAATTTCCTGATACCGCTTTAGCAAAAAAACTTGGAATCTCTAGAAAAAGCTTGTGGGAAAAGAGGAAAAAATATGAAATATTCAAGAAAAAATAA